One Chaetodon trifascialis isolate fChaTrf1 chromosome 13, fChaTrf1.hap1, whole genome shotgun sequence DNA segment encodes these proteins:
- the chrm3a gene encoding muscarinic acetylcholine receptor M3 isoform X1: MRKSQDITMSSNSTDLGLFLTDNTSTPAAGALPQSNAFHQGGTGGAPWLAFHVNTLDDNSSSTSKLLNLTPESQNDNGTTVLDPLGGHPVWQVVLIVLLTGMLSLVTIIGNILVVVSFKVNRQLKTVNNYFLLSLAVADLIIGVISMNLYTAYLVMGYWAMGNLACDMWLAIDYVASNASVMNLLVISFDRYFSITRPLTYRAKRTTKRAGIMIGLAWFVSLVLWAPAILLWQYFEGKRTVPSDECYIQFFSQPTITFCTAIAAFYLPVTIMSVLYWRIYKETQNRSKELAGLQGSGGRGGRGGRSGNVGGERPRFVHQTGSSRSCSSYELTRLSQRKSACRELVGRFHCWPGVRSWRPGSTRHGEGDPDQSSSDSWNNNDAAASLDHSGSSEDEDCGGQEMISQSHAIFSIVLSLPGIKAAVNSQLTSCEDLDAATEEDPLRGAEYSRDSLSTLTTNTTATTTPDGANSSENSYHQHFCSRKIQSMPTIQAASDQGSSDDPPTAITTATDSTTSTTTKSPSVPMSFKEAALAKRFAARARTQITKRKRMSLVKEKKAAQTLSAILFAFIITWTPYNIMVLINAFCNVCIPGTLWAVGYWLCYVNSTVNPMCYALCNKTFRTTFKMILLCRWDQRKRRKQQFQQRQSVVFHRRIPREST; encoded by the coding sequence AAAAAGCCAGGACATAACAATGAGCTCAAACAGCACGGACCTTGGCCTTTTCCTGACTGACAACACCTCAACCCCAGCAGCTGGAGCCCTCCCACAGTCCAATGCTTTCCACCAAGGAGGAACTGGAGGAGCCCCCTGGTTGGCTTTTCATGTGAATACCCTGGATGATAATTCCTCTTCCACCAGCAAACTCTTAAACCTAACCCCCGAATCCCAGAATGATAATGGTACCACAGTTCTTGATCCCTTGGGTGGCCATCCTGTGTGGCAGGTTGTTCTCATTGTCTTGCTGACAGGTATGCTGTCACTGGTCACCATCATCGGCAACATCCTGGTAGTGGTATCCTTCAAGGTTAATCGCCAGCTAAAGACGGTCAATAACTACTTTCTGCtgagcttggctgtggctgatctcATCATAGGGGTCATCTCTATGAACCTCTACACAGCTTATCTTGTGATGGGCTACTGGGCCATGGGCAACTTAGCCTGTGACATGTGGCTGGCTATAGACTATGTAGCCAGCAATGCATCAGTTATGAACCTACTGGTCATCAGCTTTGACCGCTACTTTTCAATCACCAGACCTTTAACTTACCGGGCCAAACGGACCACAAAGCGAGCTGGGATCATGATCGGCTTAGCCTGGTTTGTTTCCCTTGTTCTGTGGGCCCCAGCCATCCTATTATGGCAGTATTTTGAGGGTAAAAGGACAGTACCCTCAGATGAATGCTATATTCAGTTCTTCTCACAGCCCACTATAACCTTCTGCACAGCCATAGCAGCTTTCTATCTGCCTGTGACGATAATGAGTGTTCTCTACTGGCGCATTTACAAGGAGACCCAGAACCGTTCGAAAGAGTTGGCTGGCTTGCAGGGTTCAGGAGGTcgtggtggaagaggaggaagaagtgggAATGTCGGAGGTGAGAGACCTCGTTTTGTCCATCAGACAGGAAGTTCTAGAAGTTGCAGCAGCTACGAGCTGACCAGGTTGTCCCAGAGAAAGAGCGCATGTCGGGAACTGGTTGGCCGGTTCCACTGCTGGCCAGGGGTTCGTTCTTGGAGACCTGGTAGTACCCGGCATGGAGAAGGCGATCCAGACCAGAGCAGCAGCGACAGCTGGAACAACAATGATGCTGCTGCCTCACTGGACCACTCTGGATCTTCAGAGGATGAGGACTGTGGCGGCCAAGAGATGATTTCCCAGAGTCATGCTATTTTCTCCATTGTTCTTAGCCTGCCTGGAATAAAGGCTGCTGTCAACTCCCAGCTCACCTCATGTGAGGATCTGGatgcagccacagaggaggatcCCCTCAGGGGAGCAGAGTATAGCCGAGACAGCCTCTCAACACTCACCACTAACACCACTGCCACCACTACTCCTGATGGAGCAAACAGTTCAGAAAATAGCTACCACCAACACTTCTGCTCACGCAAGATTCAGTCAATGCCTACCATTCAGGCTGCCTCTGACCAAGGCTCTTCGGATGATCCCCCAACAGCTATTACCACTGCCACCGACAgtaccaccagcaccaccactaAATCTCCCTCTGTTCCAATGTCCTTCAAAGAGGCAGCTCTGGCAAAGCGATTTGCAGCCCGAGCTCGGACTCAGATCACCAAGAGGAAGCGCATGTCCTtagtgaaggagaagaaggcagCTCAAACTCTCAGCGCCATCCTGTTTGCATTCATCATCACATGGACACCTTATAACATCATGGTGCTGATCAATGCCTTCTGTAATGTTTGCATCCCGGGGACCCTGTGGGCAGTAGGGTACTGGCTGTGCTATGTCAACAGCACAGTCAACCCCATGTGCTACGCACTTTGCAACAAGACTTTCCGTACGACCTTCAAGATGATACTGCTGTGCCGCTGGGAccagagaaaaaggaggaagcaGCAGTTCCAGCAGAGGCAGTCAGTGGTCTTCCACAGGAGGATTCCCAGGGAGTCCACGTAA
- the chrm3a gene encoding muscarinic acetylcholine receptor M3 isoform X2 — MSSNSTDLGLFLTDNTSTPAAGALPQSNAFHQGGTGGAPWLAFHVNTLDDNSSSTSKLLNLTPESQNDNGTTVLDPLGGHPVWQVVLIVLLTGMLSLVTIIGNILVVVSFKVNRQLKTVNNYFLLSLAVADLIIGVISMNLYTAYLVMGYWAMGNLACDMWLAIDYVASNASVMNLLVISFDRYFSITRPLTYRAKRTTKRAGIMIGLAWFVSLVLWAPAILLWQYFEGKRTVPSDECYIQFFSQPTITFCTAIAAFYLPVTIMSVLYWRIYKETQNRSKELAGLQGSGGRGGRGGRSGNVGGERPRFVHQTGSSRSCSSYELTRLSQRKSACRELVGRFHCWPGVRSWRPGSTRHGEGDPDQSSSDSWNNNDAAASLDHSGSSEDEDCGGQEMISQSHAIFSIVLSLPGIKAAVNSQLTSCEDLDAATEEDPLRGAEYSRDSLSTLTTNTTATTTPDGANSSENSYHQHFCSRKIQSMPTIQAASDQGSSDDPPTAITTATDSTTSTTTKSPSVPMSFKEAALAKRFAARARTQITKRKRMSLVKEKKAAQTLSAILFAFIITWTPYNIMVLINAFCNVCIPGTLWAVGYWLCYVNSTVNPMCYALCNKTFRTTFKMILLCRWDQRKRRKQQFQQRQSVVFHRRIPREST; from the coding sequence ATGAGCTCAAACAGCACGGACCTTGGCCTTTTCCTGACTGACAACACCTCAACCCCAGCAGCTGGAGCCCTCCCACAGTCCAATGCTTTCCACCAAGGAGGAACTGGAGGAGCCCCCTGGTTGGCTTTTCATGTGAATACCCTGGATGATAATTCCTCTTCCACCAGCAAACTCTTAAACCTAACCCCCGAATCCCAGAATGATAATGGTACCACAGTTCTTGATCCCTTGGGTGGCCATCCTGTGTGGCAGGTTGTTCTCATTGTCTTGCTGACAGGTATGCTGTCACTGGTCACCATCATCGGCAACATCCTGGTAGTGGTATCCTTCAAGGTTAATCGCCAGCTAAAGACGGTCAATAACTACTTTCTGCtgagcttggctgtggctgatctcATCATAGGGGTCATCTCTATGAACCTCTACACAGCTTATCTTGTGATGGGCTACTGGGCCATGGGCAACTTAGCCTGTGACATGTGGCTGGCTATAGACTATGTAGCCAGCAATGCATCAGTTATGAACCTACTGGTCATCAGCTTTGACCGCTACTTTTCAATCACCAGACCTTTAACTTACCGGGCCAAACGGACCACAAAGCGAGCTGGGATCATGATCGGCTTAGCCTGGTTTGTTTCCCTTGTTCTGTGGGCCCCAGCCATCCTATTATGGCAGTATTTTGAGGGTAAAAGGACAGTACCCTCAGATGAATGCTATATTCAGTTCTTCTCACAGCCCACTATAACCTTCTGCACAGCCATAGCAGCTTTCTATCTGCCTGTGACGATAATGAGTGTTCTCTACTGGCGCATTTACAAGGAGACCCAGAACCGTTCGAAAGAGTTGGCTGGCTTGCAGGGTTCAGGAGGTcgtggtggaagaggaggaagaagtgggAATGTCGGAGGTGAGAGACCTCGTTTTGTCCATCAGACAGGAAGTTCTAGAAGTTGCAGCAGCTACGAGCTGACCAGGTTGTCCCAGAGAAAGAGCGCATGTCGGGAACTGGTTGGCCGGTTCCACTGCTGGCCAGGGGTTCGTTCTTGGAGACCTGGTAGTACCCGGCATGGAGAAGGCGATCCAGACCAGAGCAGCAGCGACAGCTGGAACAACAATGATGCTGCTGCCTCACTGGACCACTCTGGATCTTCAGAGGATGAGGACTGTGGCGGCCAAGAGATGATTTCCCAGAGTCATGCTATTTTCTCCATTGTTCTTAGCCTGCCTGGAATAAAGGCTGCTGTCAACTCCCAGCTCACCTCATGTGAGGATCTGGatgcagccacagaggaggatcCCCTCAGGGGAGCAGAGTATAGCCGAGACAGCCTCTCAACACTCACCACTAACACCACTGCCACCACTACTCCTGATGGAGCAAACAGTTCAGAAAATAGCTACCACCAACACTTCTGCTCACGCAAGATTCAGTCAATGCCTACCATTCAGGCTGCCTCTGACCAAGGCTCTTCGGATGATCCCCCAACAGCTATTACCACTGCCACCGACAgtaccaccagcaccaccactaAATCTCCCTCTGTTCCAATGTCCTTCAAAGAGGCAGCTCTGGCAAAGCGATTTGCAGCCCGAGCTCGGACTCAGATCACCAAGAGGAAGCGCATGTCCTtagtgaaggagaagaaggcagCTCAAACTCTCAGCGCCATCCTGTTTGCATTCATCATCACATGGACACCTTATAACATCATGGTGCTGATCAATGCCTTCTGTAATGTTTGCATCCCGGGGACCCTGTGGGCAGTAGGGTACTGGCTGTGCTATGTCAACAGCACAGTCAACCCCATGTGCTACGCACTTTGCAACAAGACTTTCCGTACGACCTTCAAGATGATACTGCTGTGCCGCTGGGAccagagaaaaaggaggaagcaGCAGTTCCAGCAGAGGCAGTCAGTGGTCTTCCACAGGAGGATTCCCAGGGAGTCCACGTAA